The Gemmatimonadaceae bacterium DNA segment GACGCGCATCGCTCAGGCTGAGCAGATGCCGGAGGGCCCGGAGCGCGAACGGCGCCTGGAGCTGCTGCAGCGGCAGCGTGCGACGCTCATTGACCTCGCTGAGCGCCGCGGTAGCCTCGCGGCGCAACTGGAGCAGGCCGTGCTGGTGCTGGAGACGATGCAGCTCGACCTCGCGAAGCTGCGCAGTTCCGGGATGGCATCGCGCGTGGCCGACCAAGGGCCACTCACCGAGGAGATGCGCGCCATCGCCCGCGACATCGAGCGCGTGGCCGAGGCTGTGGATGAGTCGCGGCTAGACCGCCGTCCCGGCAAATAGCGGCTCGAGCGCAATCCGCAGGGCGGCGGGTGCGTCCTCGGGCACGAAGTGCGCCGCCCCCGGGATGACCGTGAACGTGGAGCCCCGGAGCGCGCGATGCAGCCGCTCGCCGAGCTGCACTGGATAGAACGGATCGTCCTCGCCCCAGACGACGACGGCAGGGAGGTCCAGCTCGCCGAGCCGTGCCGACCAGGCGCTGGTGTCGCAGTGCCGCATCACCGCTAGGTGCGAGGCGAGGGCGTCGCGGCCGGCGGCGGTGGTGAAGTGCTGCAGGCAGGCGTCGAGCGTGAGGTGCGAGCGCTGGGCGTCGGCGAAGCCGCGGCGCACCGAGCCGTGTACGAGCCCGGCGAGCAGCGCGGGCGGCGTGTGACGCGCCAAGGGACCGAGGGCCCGCGCGAGGCGGGCGAGGCGCCGCGGCTTGATGCCGAACCCCGCACTGCTGACCAGCGCCAGGCCGCTCACGCGCTCGGGCCATTGCACGGCGAAGGCCTGCGCGACGCCGCCGCCAAGGCCGTGCCCCACGATGAAGGCGCGTTGGATAGTCAGGTCGTCGAGTAGGCGGCGAATCGCATCGGCGTGGGTGTCACAGCCGACGACCCCGCGGCCGAGCGGGTCGCTACGGCCGAAGCCTGGGAGGTCCACGATGATGAGGCGGTGCCCCGGTGCGAACTCGGGCGCCATCGCGCTCCAGAGGCGCGAGGCCAAGGGGAATCCGTGGATCAAGACGACCGGATCGCCGGCCCCGCGGGTGCCCGCGGCGTAGTAGTACAGCCTCGATCCCCCCACATCCACGAATTCACCGCGCATCAAGTGAATCTGGCGGAATCCGCAGGAAATGGTATCCTTTACGCTTCCTCAGGGTATGGGGACAGGCGTGCCGAGGATTTACGGCAGGCTAGGTGAGTCAAGTTGTTTTCTCGTAAGGCGTTAGCCACGGCCCCCGTTTGACGACTCCGATAATTTCTCCCGCATCGATCTTCGCGCCGCCCCCGCCCCCGGAAGCAGAAGTGACATTTCCGGTGACTTGGCTCCTCGACAACTCGCCAGCACCGATTCAGTATCGAGCCATTAACGATGTTGTGAAGCCGACCGATGGCACGGCGTTCGAGCCCGGAATCCTGCCGATGGCCCACCGGCCGGCATTGGAGCTCGCGGTGCAGGCCGACGTGCACGGCGTCTGGAACGACGCGATGCTCGCGCTGCCGTCGCAACGGGCGATGCACTTCGAAGGCGTCGGCACGATTCCGGCGATGCGGCGCCTGCTCGAGTACGGCTGGGACAAGGACTCGCCGCCGCTCGTCCACACGAAGCGCGTGCTGTTCCGGCTCCTGGCCGAGGACGCTGATCCGGCACAGCTCTACGAGTTGCGTCCTACGCGCGGCAAGGTGGAGGAAGAAGTCCTGGCCGCGCATCGGCAACTGCTGCGCGAAGCGGCCGGCGCGGCGCTGGCGACGGCTGGCTTCGAGGCTGACCCGCGGCTGCGCGGGCTGGCGCGGCGCACGATCGACCGCATCGCTGAGTACCTGCGCTCGCCGCTGGCCGAGAAGCCGTGGATCCGCGTCGGCAACAAGCAGGTGCTGGATCCGGACGCGGCGCCGCCGAGCATCTACGCGCTGCACCTGATCGCGCATATGCCGCTGTTCCAGAGCGAGCACTACGAGGCGATGGAGCTGCTGAACGCCTACCTCGCGCGGCCGATGCCGCGCCAGGAGTCGGTGCAGCAGGTCGGCACGACGCTGATGCCGATGCCCTACGCCGTCCTCGGCGACCCGCTGCCGCACCGCAATGCGGTGGAGGCGGACGTGCCGAAGGCGCTGGCCTGGCTGGAGCTGATGGCGCGCTTCGGCTTCCTGCGGCGCAACGAGACGTGGACGAAGATGTACGAGCGCTTCGTGGACGACTGCGGCCGCGACGGCGTCTGGCATCCGCACAAGGGCTTGGCGATGCCGAAGAGCACGGATCCCTATGTGTGGCCGATGTTCCCGCTGGTGGAGCCGCACGGCGGCGAGGAGCGGTGGTGCGACGTGACGTTCCGCATCGGGCTCATCGCGCGCGCGGCGGGGCGACCGATCGCGCTCGTGTGAGTCCCAGCGGCACGCGGCTGCCGCCGGCCGAGTGGTTTCCGGCGGGCGTCGAAGGCATCACGGTGCGTCGCGTCCCGCTGGCGGGGGGCCTGACGTTGCGCGTCCTCGAGGCCGGGCCCCCGACGGGCCCGGCCGTGCTGTTGGTGCACGGTTGGGCGGTGAGCGCCTACCTGTGGCGGCACAACATCCTGCCGTTGGCGGCCGCAGGGTATCGCGTGATCGCGCCAGACCTGCCGGGCCACGGACTCAGTGATGCGCCGTCCGCCGCAGGCAGCTACACCGAAGAGGCCTTCGCGCGCAGCGTGATCGAGTTGCTCGACGCCTGCGAGGTGGAGCGCG contains these protein-coding regions:
- a CDS encoding alpha/beta hydrolase, which gives rise to MRGEFVDVGGSRLYYYAAGTRGAGDPVVLIHGFPLASRLWSAMAPEFAPGHRLIIVDLPGFGRSDPLGRGVVGCDTHADAIRRLLDDLTIQRAFIVGHGLGGGVAQAFAVQWPERVSGLALVSSAGFGIKPRRLARLARALGPLARHTPPALLAGLVHGSVRRGFADAQRSHLTLDACLQHFTTAAGRDALASHLAVMRHCDTSAWSARLGELDLPAVVVWGEDDPFYPVQLGERLHRALRGSTFTVIPGAAHFVPEDAPAALRIALEPLFAGTAV